Proteins from a genomic interval of Longimicrobium sp.:
- a CDS encoding polysaccharide deacetylase family protein: MGKPFTFRDRLVNWASRRMPVKWARSRLTAPVASITFDDFPRSAWTAGGPLVERFGGRATYFTAGRFCGIREEGIDYYDADDLRALHAAGHEVGSHTYFHRYVPEVRSSELLADAQRNADFVHGILGDVEMTSFAFPYGDVSPRTKLLFSRLYPCCRGIRPGINAGFLDLGQLWAVSLEVRHWSAERIEQQVAEAKACNGWIVFFTHDVSDSPAPYGSTPAILEHALRTVAAAGIEVLPVRDAIRRATA; the protein is encoded by the coding sequence GTGGGAAAGCCGTTCACATTCCGCGACCGCCTCGTCAACTGGGCGTCGCGCCGGATGCCGGTGAAGTGGGCGCGGTCGCGGCTCACGGCGCCGGTGGCCAGCATCACCTTCGATGACTTTCCCAGGTCCGCGTGGACCGCGGGGGGACCCCTCGTGGAGCGCTTCGGGGGACGGGCCACCTACTTCACGGCGGGCCGGTTCTGCGGCATCCGCGAAGAGGGGATCGACTACTACGATGCCGACGACCTGCGGGCCCTGCACGCCGCCGGGCACGAGGTGGGTTCGCACACGTACTTTCACCGGTACGTTCCCGAGGTGCGCTCGAGCGAGCTGCTGGCCGACGCCCAGCGGAACGCCGACTTCGTCCACGGCATCCTGGGCGACGTGGAAATGACGAGCTTCGCCTTTCCCTACGGCGACGTTTCGCCGCGCACCAAGCTGCTCTTTTCGCGGCTGTACCCCTGCTGCCGGGGCATCCGTCCGGGGATCAACGCGGGGTTCCTGGACCTGGGGCAGCTCTGGGCGGTGTCGCTGGAGGTGCGCCACTGGTCGGCGGAGCGGATCGAGCAGCAGGTGGCGGAGGCAAAGGCCTGCAACGGGTGGATCGTCTTCTTCACCCACGATGTTTCCGACTCGCCCGCGCCGTACGGCTCCACGCCGGCCATCCTGGAGCATGCGCTGCGGACGGTGGCCGCCGCCGGGATCGAGGTGCTGCCCGTCCGCGACGCGATCCGCCGGGCGACCGCGTAG
- a CDS encoding GNAT family N-acetyltransferase codes for MNFFSSDPFLHALAAARFSGRRCEPALVSVAGQVFRVLSVDGTPVTGAPFVDFLEPAAADPPTGVRPVAWIPVALRGTVTLAEWKGAGAPPECEPCPYLDWRGTPSWEEAAARLPQQTDTRRKGRKLEAEVGPIRYVADDPDPAAFQRCLQWKSRQYRATGVGDGFADRRNVELFERLRDTGLLTISSLYAGERLAAVHFGVLHEGRFASWIPAYDVELQKYSPGRLLQHAMMEDSFRRGDTEFDFLIGDEEYKYLYATHVRIAGPVGTPPLKVRARKAAKGVARAALQSTGLLDHAKQLKRWLRDRRQSG; via the coding sequence ATGAACTTCTTTTCGTCCGATCCCTTCCTGCACGCCCTGGCGGCCGCGCGGTTCAGCGGGCGGCGATGCGAGCCGGCGCTGGTTTCCGTGGCCGGGCAGGTGTTCCGGGTGCTGTCGGTGGACGGCACACCCGTGACGGGGGCTCCCTTCGTGGACTTCCTGGAGCCGGCCGCCGCGGACCCTCCCACGGGAGTCCGCCCCGTGGCGTGGATTCCCGTCGCGCTGCGGGGCACCGTCACCCTGGCCGAGTGGAAGGGCGCCGGCGCGCCCCCGGAGTGCGAGCCCTGCCCCTACCTGGACTGGCGGGGCACGCCGTCGTGGGAAGAGGCCGCCGCGCGCCTCCCCCAGCAAACGGATACGCGCCGCAAGGGAAGAAAGCTGGAGGCGGAGGTCGGCCCCATCCGCTACGTCGCGGACGACCCCGATCCCGCCGCCTTCCAGCGCTGCCTGCAGTGGAAGTCGCGGCAGTACCGCGCCACCGGCGTGGGAGACGGGTTCGCGGACCGGCGGAACGTGGAGCTGTTCGAGCGGCTGCGCGACACGGGACTCCTCACGATTTCGTCGCTGTACGCGGGCGAGCGGCTGGCCGCCGTGCATTTCGGCGTGCTGCACGAGGGGCGCTTCGCCTCGTGGATCCCAGCGTACGACGTGGAGTTGCAGAAGTACTCCCCAGGCAGGCTTCTTCAGCACGCGATGATGGAGGACAGCTTCCGCCGGGGCGACACCGAGTTCGACTTTCTGATCGGCGACGAGGAGTACAAGTACCTGTACGCCACCCACGTGAGGATCGCCGGCCCCGTGGGCACGCCCCCGCTGAAGGTGCGGGCCCGCAAGGCGGCGAAGGGCGTGGCCCGGGCGGCACTGCAGAGCACGGGGCTGCTGGATCACGCCAAGCAGCTGAAGCGCTGGCTGCGCGACCGCCGGCAGTCCGGCTAG